In a genomic window of Eriocheir sinensis breed Jianghai 21 chromosome 38, ASM2467909v1, whole genome shotgun sequence:
- the LOC127008796 gene encoding protein FAM200B-like encodes MGGHRGLRGLIQAVNPEISVDHCIIHRYSLGSKSLPGNLKLVFEDVLKIVNFIKSRDVNSRIFKELCKEMGEQYQVLLYHTDVRWLSRGKVVHRVIELRKAIQEFLEQKGSPFATKFTDKEWLARLCYLADIFAELNSGNLQLQGRNTTVIDARHTVAAFLAKLRLWIRRLEKGVIAQFPTLDQFIEENSHDTGSLLQTINKEMSDHLKGLETSMHHYFPESDQETASLQWIIHPFSVPDEAIHDDDFPAKEVDHNASQ; translated from the coding sequence ATGGGTGGTCATCGTGGATTACGGGGCCTCATACAAGCTGTCAATCCAGAAATTTCTGTAGATCATTGCATCATTCATCGGTACTCTCTTGGATCGAAAAGCCTGCCTGGTAATCTGAAGTTAGTGTTTGAAGATGTGTTGAAAATCGTCAACTTCATCAAGTCCAGGGATGTGAATTCGCGCATATTCAAGGAGCTGTGCAAGGAAATGGGAGAACAGTATCAAGTTCTGCTTTACCACACCGATGTTCGCTGGTTGTCACGAGGCAAGGTTGTACATCGTGTCATTGAGCTCCGAAAGGCTATTCAGGAATTTCTGGAACAAAAAGGATCTCCTTTTGCTACCAAGTTCACTGATAAGGAGTGGCTTGCTCGACTTTGTTACTTGGCTGACATATTTGCGGAGCTGAACAGTGGTAATCTGCAACTCCAGGGCCGAAACACGACTGTCATTGATGCCCGTCACACTGTGGCTGCATTTCTGGCGAAACTGAGACTCTGGATTCGGCGCTTGGAGAAAGGAGTGATCGCCCAGTTCCCCACCCTAGACCAGTTTATTGAGGAGAATAGTCATGATACTGGATCTCTTCTACAGACCATCAACAAAGAGATGAGCGACCATTTGAAGGGGCTTGAAACAAGCATGCATCACTACTTTCCAGAGAGTGACCAAGAAACAGCCAGTCTTCAGTGGATCATTCATCCCTTCTCTGTACCTGATGAGGCCATTCATGATGATGATTTCCCTGCAAAGGAGGTGGATCACAATGCGAGCCAATGA